One Camelina sativa cultivar DH55 chromosome 3, Cs, whole genome shotgun sequence genomic window carries:
- the LOC104741784 gene encoding probable polyamine transporter At1g31830 isoform X2: protein MQKRRIITVDHSSSIEMREYSSSNDEVPYSSVRRDDEEVPSSPKATDKIRKVSMLPLVFLIFYEVSGGPFGVEDSVNAAGPLLALLGFVIFPFIWSIPEALITAEMGTMFPENGGYVVWVSSALGPFWGFQQGWMKWLSGVIDNALYPVLFLDYLKSGIPALGSGLPRVAAILVLTILLTYLNYRGLTIVGWVAVLMGVFSILPFAVMGLISIPQIEPSRWLVMDLGNVNWNLYLNTLFWNLNYWDSISTLAGEVENPNKTLPKALYYGVILVACSYIFPLLTGTGSIPLEREKWTDGYFSDVAKALGGAWLRWWVQAAAATSNMGMFLAEMSSDSFQLLGMAERGMLPEFFAKRSRYGTPLLGILFSASGVVLLSWLSFQEIVAAENLLYCVGMILEFIAFVRMRMKYPAASRPYKIPIGTVGSILMCVPPTILISAVVALSSLKVAAVSVVMLLVGFIMHPFLNHMDRKRWVKFSISSDLPDLQQQTREYEETLIR from the exons ATGCAGAAGCGGAGGATCATCACTGTGGATCACTCGTCGTCTATCGAGATGAGAGAGTACAGTAGCAGCAACGATGAAGTTCCTTACTCTAGTGTCCGCCGTGATGATGAGGAGGTTCCGTCGTCACCTAAAGCTACTGACAAGATTCGGAAAGTTTCGATGTTGCCGCTTGTGTTCCTCATATTCTATGAAGTCTCAGGAGGTCCTTTTGGTGTTGAAGACAGTGTGAATGCAGCTGGACCATTGTTAGCTTTACTAGGGTTTGTGATCTTCCCTTTCATTTGGAGTATTCCTGAGGCTTTGATCACTGCTGAGATGGGTACAATGTTTCCAGAGAATGGTGGTTATGTGGTGTGGGTTTCTTCTGCTTTGGGACCATTCTGGGGGTTTCAGCAAGGTTGGATGAAATGGCTGAGTGGTGTTATTGATAACGCGTTGTATCCTGTCCTGTTTCTTGATTACTTGAAATCTGGAATCCCTGCTTTAGGTAGCGGTTTGCCTAGAGTTGCAGCCATCTTGGTGTTGACTATCTTGTTGACGTATCTCAACTACAGGGGACTGACTATAGTTGGTTGGGTTGCTGTGCTTATGGGGGTTTTCTCTATCCTTCCCTTTGCTGTGATGGGTTTGATTTCTATTCCGCAGATAGAGCCATCGAGATGGCTTGTGATGGACTTAGGGAATGTGAACTGGAACTTGTATCTGAACACGCTTTTCTGGAATCTTAACTATTGGGATTCGATCAGCACGCTAGCTGGTGAAGTGGAGAACCCGAACAAGACGCTTCCAAAGGCTTTGTATTATGGTGTGATCTTAGTTGCTTGTTCTTACATCTTCCCTCTTTTGACTGGAACCGGATCTATCCCGCTAGAGCGTGAGAAATGGACAGATGGGTATTTCTCTGATGTGGCCAAAGCTCTTGGTGGAGCGTGGTTGAGATGGTGGGTTCAAGCGGCTGCAGCTACATCAAACATGGGAATGTTTCTAGCCGAGATGAGTAGTGACTCTTTTCAGCTTCTTGGAATGGCTGAGCGCGGTATGCTTCCTGAGTTCTTTGCCAAAAGGTCACGCTACGGGACACCTTTACTAGGGATTCTGTTTTCAGCGTCAGGCGTTGTGCTCTTGTCTTGGCTAAGCTTTCAAGAGATTGTAGCTGCAGAGAACTTACTCTACTGCGTTGGTATGATCTTGGAGTTCATAGCTTTTGTTAGAATGAGAATGAAATACCCTGCTGCATCAAGACCGTACAAGATACCTATAGGAACCGTTGGTTCGATCCTCATGTGTGTTCCTCCAACGATACTGATCTCTGCTGTTGTAGCACTCTCGTCTCTAAAA GTAGCTGCAGTAAGCGTTGTGATGCTACTCGTAGGTTTCATAATGCATCCTTTTCTGAACCATATGGATCGCAAGAGATGGGTAAAATTCTCCATCAGTTCTGACTTACCGGACCTTCAGCAGCAAACTCGGGAGTATGAAGAAACTCTGATACGATAA
- the LOC104741784 gene encoding probable polyamine transporter At1g31830 isoform X1, with translation MQKRRIITVDHSSSIEMREYSSSNDEVPYSSVRRDDEEVPSSPKATDKIRKVSMLPLVFLIFYEVSGGPFGVEDSVNAAGPLLALLGFVIFPFIWSIPEALITAEMGTMFPENGGYVVWVSSALGPFWGFQQGWMKWLSGVIDNALYPVLFLDYLKSGIPALGSGLPRVAAILVLTILLTYLNYRGLTIVGWVAVLMGVFSILPFAVMGLISIPQIEPSRWLVMDLGNVNWNLYLNTLFWNLNYWDSISTLAGEVENPNKTLPKALYYGVILVACSYIFPLLTGTGSIPLEREKWTDGYFSDVAKALGGAWLRWWVQAAAATSNMGMFLAEMSSDSFQLLGMAERGMLPEFFAKRSRYGTPLLGILFSASGVVLLSWLSFQEIVAAENLLYCVGMILEFIAFVRMRMKYPAASRPYKIPIGTVGSILMCVPPTILISAVVALSSLKVAAVSVVMLLVGFIMHPFLNHMDRKRWVKFSISSDLPDLQQQTREYEETLIR, from the coding sequence ATGCAGAAGCGGAGGATCATCACTGTGGATCACTCGTCGTCTATCGAGATGAGAGAGTACAGTAGCAGCAACGATGAAGTTCCTTACTCTAGTGTCCGCCGTGATGATGAGGAGGTTCCGTCGTCACCTAAAGCTACTGACAAGATTCGGAAAGTTTCGATGTTGCCGCTTGTGTTCCTCATATTCTATGAAGTCTCAGGAGGTCCTTTTGGTGTTGAAGACAGTGTGAATGCAGCTGGACCATTGTTAGCTTTACTAGGGTTTGTGATCTTCCCTTTCATTTGGAGTATTCCTGAGGCTTTGATCACTGCTGAGATGGGTACAATGTTTCCAGAGAATGGTGGTTATGTGGTGTGGGTTTCTTCTGCTTTGGGACCATTCTGGGGGTTTCAGCAAGGTTGGATGAAATGGCTGAGTGGTGTTATTGATAACGCGTTGTATCCTGTCCTGTTTCTTGATTACTTGAAATCTGGAATCCCTGCTTTAGGTAGCGGTTTGCCTAGAGTTGCAGCCATCTTGGTGTTGACTATCTTGTTGACGTATCTCAACTACAGGGGACTGACTATAGTTGGTTGGGTTGCTGTGCTTATGGGGGTTTTCTCTATCCTTCCCTTTGCTGTGATGGGTTTGATTTCTATTCCGCAGATAGAGCCATCGAGATGGCTTGTGATGGACTTAGGGAATGTGAACTGGAACTTGTATCTGAACACGCTTTTCTGGAATCTTAACTATTGGGATTCGATCAGCACGCTAGCTGGTGAAGTGGAGAACCCGAACAAGACGCTTCCAAAGGCTTTGTATTATGGTGTGATCTTAGTTGCTTGTTCTTACATCTTCCCTCTTTTGACTGGAACCGGATCTATCCCGCTAGAGCGTGAGAAATGGACAGATGGGTATTTCTCTGATGTGGCCAAAGCTCTTGGTGGAGCGTGGTTGAGATGGTGGGTTCAAGCGGCTGCAGCTACATCAAACATGGGAATGTTTCTAGCCGAGATGAGTAGTGACTCTTTTCAGCTTCTTGGAATGGCTGAGCGCGGTATGCTTCCTGAGTTCTTTGCCAAAAGGTCACGCTACGGGACACCTTTACTAGGGATTCTGTTTTCAGCGTCAGGCGTTGTGCTCTTGTCTTGGCTAAGCTTTCAAGAGATTGTAGCTGCAGAGAACTTACTCTACTGCGTTGGTATGATCTTGGAGTTCATAGCTTTTGTTAGAATGAGAATGAAATACCCTGCTGCATCAAGACCGTACAAGATACCTATAGGAACCGTTGGTTCGATCCTCATGTGTGTTCCTCCAACGATACTGATCTCTGCTGTTGTAGCACTCTCGTCTCTAAAAGTAGCTGCAGTAAGCGTTGTGATGCTACTCGTAGGTTTCATAATGCATCCTTTTCTGAACCATATGGATCGCAAGAGATGGGTCAAATTCTCCATCAGTTCTGACTTACCGGACCTTCAGCAGCAAACTCGGGAGTATGAAGAAACTCTGATACGATAA
- the LOC104741784 gene encoding probable polyamine transporter At1g31830 isoform X3, producing MREYSSSNDEVPYSSVRRDDEEVPSSPKATDKIRKVSMLPLVFLIFYEVSGGPFGVEDSVNAAGPLLALLGFVIFPFIWSIPEALITAEMGTMFPENGGYVVWVSSALGPFWGFQQGWMKWLSGVIDNALYPVLFLDYLKSGIPALGSGLPRVAAILVLTILLTYLNYRGLTIVGWVAVLMGVFSILPFAVMGLISIPQIEPSRWLVMDLGNVNWNLYLNTLFWNLNYWDSISTLAGEVENPNKTLPKALYYGVILVACSYIFPLLTGTGSIPLEREKWTDGYFSDVAKALGGAWLRWWVQAAAATSNMGMFLAEMSSDSFQLLGMAERGMLPEFFAKRSRYGTPLLGILFSASGVVLLSWLSFQEIVAAENLLYCVGMILEFIAFVRMRMKYPAASRPYKIPIGTVGSILMCVPPTILISAVVALSSLKVAAVSVVMLLVGFIMHPFLNHMDRKRWVKFSISSDLPDLQQQTREYEETLIR from the coding sequence ATGAGAGAGTACAGTAGCAGCAACGATGAAGTTCCTTACTCTAGTGTCCGCCGTGATGATGAGGAGGTTCCGTCGTCACCTAAAGCTACTGACAAGATTCGGAAAGTTTCGATGTTGCCGCTTGTGTTCCTCATATTCTATGAAGTCTCAGGAGGTCCTTTTGGTGTTGAAGACAGTGTGAATGCAGCTGGACCATTGTTAGCTTTACTAGGGTTTGTGATCTTCCCTTTCATTTGGAGTATTCCTGAGGCTTTGATCACTGCTGAGATGGGTACAATGTTTCCAGAGAATGGTGGTTATGTGGTGTGGGTTTCTTCTGCTTTGGGACCATTCTGGGGGTTTCAGCAAGGTTGGATGAAATGGCTGAGTGGTGTTATTGATAACGCGTTGTATCCTGTCCTGTTTCTTGATTACTTGAAATCTGGAATCCCTGCTTTAGGTAGCGGTTTGCCTAGAGTTGCAGCCATCTTGGTGTTGACTATCTTGTTGACGTATCTCAACTACAGGGGACTGACTATAGTTGGTTGGGTTGCTGTGCTTATGGGGGTTTTCTCTATCCTTCCCTTTGCTGTGATGGGTTTGATTTCTATTCCGCAGATAGAGCCATCGAGATGGCTTGTGATGGACTTAGGGAATGTGAACTGGAACTTGTATCTGAACACGCTTTTCTGGAATCTTAACTATTGGGATTCGATCAGCACGCTAGCTGGTGAAGTGGAGAACCCGAACAAGACGCTTCCAAAGGCTTTGTATTATGGTGTGATCTTAGTTGCTTGTTCTTACATCTTCCCTCTTTTGACTGGAACCGGATCTATCCCGCTAGAGCGTGAGAAATGGACAGATGGGTATTTCTCTGATGTGGCCAAAGCTCTTGGTGGAGCGTGGTTGAGATGGTGGGTTCAAGCGGCTGCAGCTACATCAAACATGGGAATGTTTCTAGCCGAGATGAGTAGTGACTCTTTTCAGCTTCTTGGAATGGCTGAGCGCGGTATGCTTCCTGAGTTCTTTGCCAAAAGGTCACGCTACGGGACACCTTTACTAGGGATTCTGTTTTCAGCGTCAGGCGTTGTGCTCTTGTCTTGGCTAAGCTTTCAAGAGATTGTAGCTGCAGAGAACTTACTCTACTGCGTTGGTATGATCTTGGAGTTCATAGCTTTTGTTAGAATGAGAATGAAATACCCTGCTGCATCAAGACCGTACAAGATACCTATAGGAACCGTTGGTTCGATCCTCATGTGTGTTCCTCCAACGATACTGATCTCTGCTGTTGTAGCACTCTCGTCTCTAAAAGTAGCTGCAGTAAGCGTTGTGATGCTACTCGTAGGTTTCATAATGCATCCTTTTCTGAACCATATGGATCGCAAGAGATGGGTCAAATTCTCCATCAGTTCTGACTTACCGGACCTTCAGCAGCAAACTCGGGAGTATGAAGAAACTCTGATACGATAA
- the LOC104779022 gene encoding agamous-like MADS-box protein AGL93 has translation MFKKQPSLSSVSKKTTNLPMREHTMFKKASELSILCDVEVCVIYYNRDGELVRTWPEDQSKVRDMAERFSKLNDRERRKKSTNLSLFLNKKTGLKDKKTSFDITDNRFSEKVLEMEASLESSLRVLQDKLLRLQNQAEPNQKNPVVSSGGFFTPDPSLMSGTEQDLSTPSLTQQHQSKFSVFLYNHDNGSFCQLPDSSVSTFDPSTSSKNPVVSSGGFFTPDPSLMSGTEQDLSTPSLTQQHQSKFSVFLYNHDNGSFCQLPDSSVSTFDPSTSSASLGTTLL, from the exons ATGTTCAAGAAACAACCCTCGCTCTCTTCCGTATCAAAGAAGACAACGAATCTTCCTATGAGAGAACATACCATGTTTAAGAAAGCCTCCGAGCTTTCAATCCTGTGCGATGTCGAAGTCTGTGTTATATACTACAACCGTGACGGAGAACTCGTCAGGACATGGCCGGAAGATCAATCCAAGGTTCGAGACATGGCGGAGAGATTCAGCAAACTCAACGATAGGGAGAGACGCAAGAAAAGCACAaacctttctctgtttctgaatAAGAAGACCGGCCTCAAAGACAAGAAGACATCTTTTGATATCACGGACAACAGATTCTCTGAGAAAGTTTTGGAGATGGAGGCTTCGTTAGAGAGTTCTCTACGGGTGTTACAAGATAAGCTTCTTCGGTTACAGAACCAGGCGGAACCCAATCAGAAGAACCCTGTGGTGTCTTCCGGCGGCTTCTTCACACCAGATCCATCATTGATGAGCGGAACAGAGCAAGACCTATCGACGCCATCATTGACTCAACAACATCAGAGCAAATTTTCAGTCTTTCTCTATAACCATGACAACGGTAGCTTCTGCCAACTCCCTGACTCCTCTGTTTCTACCTTTGACCCATCGACGAGTTCG AAGAACCCTGTGGTGTCTTCCGGCGGCTTCTTCACACCAGATCCATCATTGATGAGCGGAACAGAGCAAGACCTATCGACGCCATCATTGACTCAACAACATCAGAGCAAATTTTCAGTCTTTCTCTATAACCATGACAACGGTAGCTTCTGCCAACTCCCTGACTCCTCTGTTTCTACCTTTGACCCATCGACGAGTTCGGCTTCACTTGGGACAACTTTGTTGTGA
- the LOC104777221 gene encoding histidine biosynthesis bifunctional protein hisIE, chloroplastic isoform X2, which produces MQGFVNREALSTTISSRKATFFSRSRSTLWTKGETSNNFINIRDVYIDCDRDSIIYLGTPDGPTCHTGEETCYYTSVFDQLNNDEASGNKLALTTLYSLESIISKRKEESTVPQEGKPSWTRRLLTDDALLCSKIREEADELCRTLEDNEEVSRTPSEMADVLYHAMVLLSKRDVKMEDVFAVLRKRFSQSGIEEKQNRTK; this is translated from the exons ATGCAAGGCTTTGTTAATAGGGAGGCCCTCTCCACAACTATCAGTTCTCGGAAAGCTACATTCTTTAGTCGATCAAGATCAACCTTATGGACCAAGGGAGAGACATCCAATAACTTCATCAATATCCGCGACGTGTATATTGATTGCGATCGAGATTCG ATTATTTACCTTGGAACACCTGATGGACCTACCTGTCACACAGGAGAAGAGACTTGCTACTACACATCTGTTTTCGATCAGTTAAACAATGATGAG GCTTCAGGAAACAAGCTAGCTTTAACAACATTGTATTCGCTAGAATCAATCATTTCCAAGCGGAAAGAAGAATCAACAGTTCCTCAAGAAGGTAAACCGTCATGGACTCGACGGTTATTGACTGATGACGCTCTGCTTTGCTCAAAGATCAG GGAAGAAGCTGATGAGTTATGCAGAACACTGGAGGATAATGAGGAAGTTTCAAGAACACCATCGGAGATGGCTGATGTGTTATACCACGCAATGGTGCTTCTATCTAAAAGGGATGTGAAGATGGAAGATGTTTTTGCAGTTCTTAGGAAACGCTTCTCTCAATCTGGAATCGAGGAGAAGCAAAACCGTACAAAGTGA
- the LOC104777221 gene encoding histidine biosynthesis bifunctional protein hisIE, chloroplastic isoform X1, with protein MAVSYNALAQSLHTRSSCFIPIRYTKQRSRSNVVFASNDNKNIALQAKVDNLLDSIKWDDKGLAVAIAQNVDTGAVLMQGFVNREALSTTISSRKATFFSRSRSTLWTKGETSNNFINIRDVYIDCDRDSIIYLGTPDGPTCHTGEETCYYTSVFDQLNNDEASGNKLALTTLYSLESIISKRKEESTVPQEGKPSWTRRLLTDDALLCSKIREEADELCRTLEDNEEVSRTPSEMADVLYHAMVLLSKRDVKMEDVFAVLRKRFSQSGIEEKQNRTK; from the exons ATGGCGGTATCGTACAATGCATTAGCTCAGTCTTTACATACGAGAAGTAGCTGTTTCATCCCAATCAGATATACTAAGCAGAGAAGCAGATCCAATGTCGTATTCGCGTCTAATGATAATAAAAACATTGCTCTTCAAGCTAAG GTAGATAACTTGTTGGACAGCATTAAATGGGATGACAAAGGATTAGCTGTGGCAATAGCACAAAACGTTGACACAGGAGCTGTACTAATGCAAGGCTTTGTTAATAGGGAGGCCCTCTCCACAACTATCAGTTCTCGGAAAGCTACATTCTTTAGTCGATCAAGATCAACCTTATGGACCAAGGGAGAGACATCCAATAACTTCATCAATATCCGCGACGTGTATATTGATTGCGATCGAGATTCG ATTATTTACCTTGGAACACCTGATGGACCTACCTGTCACACAGGAGAAGAGACTTGCTACTACACATCTGTTTTCGATCAGTTAAACAATGATGAG GCTTCAGGAAACAAGCTAGCTTTAACAACATTGTATTCGCTAGAATCAATCATTTCCAAGCGGAAAGAAGAATCAACAGTTCCTCAAGAAGGTAAACCGTCATGGACTCGACGGTTATTGACTGATGACGCTCTGCTTTGCTCAAAGATCAG GGAAGAAGCTGATGAGTTATGCAGAACACTGGAGGATAATGAGGAAGTTTCAAGAACACCATCGGAGATGGCTGATGTGTTATACCACGCAATGGTGCTTCTATCTAAAAGGGATGTGAAGATGGAAGATGTTTTTGCAGTTCTTAGGAAACGCTTCTCTCAATCTGGAATCGAGGAGAAGCAAAACCGTACAAAGTGA
- the LOC104777222 gene encoding BUD13 homolog, producing the protein MAAARAGGNSLKDYLKKYECSDVVEKKKKKKKQKKKPVKPEAKGVLVVDEDPVWQKQVDPEEDESENDSAEEKPVVDEDIEVKRMRRLEEIKARRAHNAIAEDGSGWVTLPPSREDTASDISPPRRQRTRNDSPSPEPEPRRAVADRAETDMSPPRRRKRHNTPSPEPNRKYDSDMSPPRKRKARNDSPSPEPEDKVPKNMSEDLSPPRRRQVHSPSRGFSRRRSDSVELDDDLSPPRRKRDLHGSPVADVKKESNDLSPPRRRRYHSPSPEPGRRPAKSIASNADLSPPRRNKASRDSDLSPQRKTADSRRSSENVSRNSNIDSSPPRRPRRESPPPQTAKEQRKTGLISGKDIGSEYRKKKEDEQLRFKNMDSELTGQNAEAVFRDKITGKRITKEEYLKSKQKKVIEKPKEIKLEWGKGLAQKREAEARLQELELEKEKPFARTRDDPELDQMMKERVRWGDPMAHLVKKKRHETTLVDLGDDEKMKESGFIIPQAVPKHSWLTRGLEAATNRYGIKPGRHWDGVDRSNGTEKRMIQKTNEKKATEIEAYLWSVADM; encoded by the exons ATGGCTGCTGCAAGAGCAGGAGGCAATTCTTTAAAAGATTACTTGAAGAAGTATGAATGTAGTGATGTtgtagaaaagaagaagaagaagaagaagcagaagaagaagccagTTAAACCTGAAGCCAAAGGTGTTTTAGTTGTGGATGAAGATCCTGTTTGGCAGAAGCAGGTTGATCCTGAAGAGGATGAAAGCGAAAATGATTCAGCag AGGAAAAACCTGTGGTTGATGAAGACATTGAAGTTAAGAGAATGAGGAGGTTGGAGGAAATTAAGGCAAGGCGTGCTCATAATGCCATTGCTGAGGATGGGAGTGGGTGGGTGACGTTACCTCCAAGCCGTGAAGACACAGCATCTGATATTTCTCCTCCACGTAGGCAAAGAACTCGTAATGACTCGCCCTCTCCTGAGCCTGAACCTAGACGCGCGGTTGCGGATAGAGCTGAAACAGATATGTCACCACCACGTCGGAGAAAACGTCACAATACGCCTTCACCTGAACCTAACAGAAAATATGATTCCGATATGTCACCACCTCGCAAAAGAAAAGCCAGGAATGACTCGCCTTCTCCTGAACCTGAAGATAAAGTCCCCAAAAATATGAGTGAAGATCTATCTCCTCCTCGCAGGAGACAGGTTCATTCTCCATCACGTGGATTTAGTAGAAGGCGTTCTGATTCTGTTGAGTTGGACGATGATTTATCTCCTCCTCGCAGGAAAAGGGATTTACATGGTTCACCTGTCGCAGATGTAAAAAAGGAGAGCAATGACCTTTCTCCTCCACGAAGAAGACGATATCATTCTCCATCACCTGAACCGGGTAGAAGGCCTGCAAAATCTATTGCCTCAAATGCTGATTTGTCTCCTCCCCGCAGGAATAAGGCTTCTCGAGACTCGGATCTTTCTCCTCAAAGAAAAACTGCGGATTCTCGACGTTCTTCTGAAAATGTGTCCAGGAATTCCAATATTGATAGCTCTCCTCCACGGAGACCACGCAGAGAATCACCACCTCCTCAAACAGCTAAGGAGCAACGAAAGACCGGATTGATTAGTGGCAAAGACATTGGAAGTGAATATCGAAAGAAAAAGGAGGATGAACAATTGAG GTTTAAAAATATGGATTCCGAGCTAACTGGTCAAAATGCAGAAGCAGTGTTCCGTGACAAGATCACAG GGAAGCGTATAACAAAGGAGGAATATCTTAAATCCaagcaaaaaaaagtaattgagAAGCCAAAG GAGATAAAACTGGAATGGGGCAAAGGTTTAGCTCAGAAGCGTGAAGCTGAAGCTAGACTACAGGAACTTGAGCTTGAGAAGGAGAAGCCATTTGCTCGGACaag GGATGATCCCGAGCTTGATCAAATGATGAAAGAAAGAGTTAGATGGGGAGATCCAATGGCTCATTTGGTCAAG AAAAAGCGGCATGAGACAACTCTTGTGGATCTAGGAGAcgatgagaagatgaaagaatcTGGGTTCATTATACCACAAGCTGTGCCTAAACACAGTTGGTTGACGAGAGGACTAGAAGCTGCTACAAACCGGTATGGAATTAAACCGGGTAGACACTGGGATGGGGTCGACCGTAGCAACG GAACTGAGAAGCGAATGATTCAGAAGACCAATGAGAAGAAAGCAACAGAAATAGAGGCTTATCTCTGGTCCGTTGCAGACATGTGA
- the LOC104777223 gene encoding protein BREVIS RADIX: MFSCIACSKADGGEEVEHGARGGTTPNTKEAVKSLTIQIKDMALKFSGAYKQCKPCTGSSSSPLKKGHRHFPDYDNASEGVPYPYMGGSAGSTPAWDFTNSSHHPAGRSDSKFTSIYGNDRESISAQSCDVVLDDEGPKEWMAQVEPGVHITFASLPTGGNDLKRIRFSREMFDKWQAQRWWGENYDKIVELYNVQRFNRQALQTPARSEDQSQRDSTYSKMDSARESKDWTPRHNFRPPGNVPHHFYGGSSNYGPGSYHGGPPMDAARTTTSSRDDPPSMSNASEMQAEWIEEDEPGVYITIRQLADGTRELRRVRFSRERFGEVHAKTWWEQNRERIQTQYL, encoded by the exons ATGTTTTCTTGTATAGCTTGTTCCAAAGCAGACGGAGGTGAAGAAGTTGAACATGGAGCGCGTGGTGGCACCACTCCCAATACTAAAGAAGCCGTCAAAAGCCTAACCAtacag ATCAAAGATATGGCTTTAAAATTCTCTGGTGCTTATAAACAATGCAAGCCATGCACTGGTTCCTCTAGCAGCCCTTTAAAGAAAGGACATAGACATTTCCCGGATTATGACAATGCTTCTGAAGGTGTTCCATATCCTTACATGGGTGGAAGTGCGGGTTCAACTCCTGCTTGGGACTTCACAAACTCTTCTCACCATCCAGCTGGACGGTCAGACTcaaaatttacatcaatatATGGAAATGATCGGGAATCTATCTCTGCACAGTCTTGTGATGTGGTACTGGATGATGAAGGGCCTAAAGAGTGGATGGCTCAAGTAGAACCTGGTGTTCATATTACATTCGCTTCGCTTCCTACTGGAGGAAACGATCTCAAACGGATCCGCTTCAG CCGGGAGATGTTTGATAAGTGGCAAGCACAACGGTGGTGGGGTGAGAACTATGACAAGATCGTTGAGCTTTACAATGTACAAAGATTTAACCGCCAAGCTCTACAAACGCCTGCTAGATCCGAGGATCAG TCACAGAGAGATTCAACGTACTCTAAGATGGATTCAGCGAGAGAAAGCAAAGACTGGACTCCAAGACACAACTTCAGGCCTCCAGGAAATGTCCCACATCACTTCTATGGCGGCTCTAGTAACTATGGACCAGGAAGTTATCAT GGAGGACCTCCAATGGATGCAGCACGAACCACCACTTCTTCCAGAGATGATCCACCGTCCATGAGCAATGCTAGTGAAATGCAGGCTGAGTGGATCGAAGAGGACGAGCCCGGTGTTTACATTACCATCAGACAATTAGCAGATGGGACTAGAGAGCTACGTCGAGTCAGATTCAG CCGGGAACGATTTGGGGAAGTGCATGCAAAGACATGGTGGGAGCAGAACAGAGAGAGAATACAAACACAGTACCtctaa